In one Selenomonadales bacterium genomic region, the following are encoded:
- a CDS encoding uracil-DNA glycosylase: MKIFQNDWAPLLEAEMQKEYYQKLRTILIKEYKTRTIYPDMYDIFNAMHYTPYNKVKVVILGQDPYHGPRQAHGLSFSVLPGVEPPPSLVNIFKELESDLGCKVPNHGCLRHWAKQGVLLLNTVLTVREYQANSHQGIGWEEFTDRIITHLNQRKEPMVFILWGRPAQRKQSMITNPNHLVITSPHPSPLSAYRGFFGSRPFSKANDFLMRHGMEPIDWQLPMEEEISK, from the coding sequence ATGAAGATATTTCAGAATGATTGGGCACCTCTTTTAGAAGCGGAGATGCAGAAAGAGTATTATCAAAAATTGCGCACGATATTGATAAAAGAGTACAAAACGCGGACGATCTATCCCGATATGTATGATATTTTCAATGCGATGCATTATACGCCGTACAACAAGGTAAAAGTCGTTATCTTGGGACAAGACCCGTATCACGGCCCGCGTCAGGCGCACGGACTGAGTTTTTCGGTCTTGCCGGGCGTAGAACCACCGCCGTCGCTCGTCAATATCTTCAAGGAGCTTGAGAGCGATCTCGGCTGCAAAGTGCCGAATCACGGTTGTCTCAGGCATTGGGCTAAGCAGGGTGTGCTTCTTCTCAATACAGTCTTGACGGTGCGCGAATATCAGGCGAACTCGCATCAGGGCATCGGCTGGGAAGAATTTACCGATCGTATCATTACGCATCTCAATCAGCGCAAAGAGCCGATGGTATTTATCTTGTGGGGCAGACCTGCACAGCGCAAGCAGTCGATGATCACGAATCCCAATCATCTTGTTATTACCTCTCCGCATCCAAGTCCGCTGTCGGCGTATCGGGGCTTCTTCGGCAGTCGGCCGTTCTCGAAGGCAAATGACTTTTTGATGAGGCATGGCATGGAGCCGATCGACTGGCAGTTGCCGATGGAAGAGGAGATATCAAAATAA
- a CDS encoding NCS2 family permease, with amino-acid sequence MLEKLFHIKERGSSVRTEMIAGLTTFVTISYVIFVIPNMLCDAGMPKDAAIASTMYATIMATILMGLVANYPVAVAPGLGINAFFAYYVVGYLGLPWQTALGAVFISGMIFLLMTFGGIRQAIIRAVPQNLKTAIGVGIGFFIAFIGMKNAGIVVDDPSTFVTLGNIMQGPAMLATLGVILAGALMAKRVQGAMLISIFVLTVVGMFTGLVPQPTSIHDIISFDLPSLSGTFMALDIAAALEFGLFSIIFTFTIVELFDNMGTLIGLTRKAKLMDEKGEVQDLDRALTADAVGAVAGSVMGTTTVTAYIESATGIAEGGKTGLTAFVVAGLFAVALFFAPLVGLVPAYATAPALILVGALMIMEVRAIDFDDLTEGIPAFLTIVMMPLTFSIANGFAFGFISYAFLKLLAGRGREVHYIVWLVAIAFIANFFMRMQ; translated from the coding sequence ATGTTGGAAAAATTGTTTCATATCAAAGAGAGAGGTTCCAGTGTCCGCACAGAGATGATTGCGGGGCTGACGACGTTCGTAACGATCTCATACGTTATTTTTGTTATTCCGAACATGCTTTGTGATGCAGGTATGCCCAAAGATGCTGCGATCGCATCGACGATGTATGCGACGATCATGGCGACGATCTTGATGGGGCTTGTGGCGAACTATCCTGTTGCTGTTGCACCGGGGCTTGGTATCAATGCATTTTTTGCGTATTATGTTGTAGGTTACTTGGGACTTCCGTGGCAGACAGCTCTCGGTGCTGTATTCATTTCGGGTATGATCTTCTTATTGATGACATTTGGAGGTATCCGACAGGCTATCATTCGTGCTGTTCCGCAGAACCTCAAGACGGCGATCGGTGTCGGTATCGGCTTTTTCATCGCATTCATCGGTATGAAAAATGCGGGAATCGTTGTTGATGATCCTTCTACGTTCGTTACGCTCGGCAACATCATGCAAGGACCTGCGATGCTTGCAACGCTCGGTGTCATTCTGGCAGGTGCCTTGATGGCAAAACGTGTGCAAGGTGCGATGCTTATCAGTATTTTTGTATTGACAGTCGTCGGTATGTTCACGGGACTTGTTCCTCAACCGACGAGCATCCATGATATTATCAGCTTTGATCTCCCATCGCTCAGCGGTACATTTATGGCGCTTGATATTGCGGCGGCACTCGAATTTGGGCTGTTCTCGATTATCTTCACGTTTACGATCGTTGAGCTGTTTGATAATATGGGTACTCTTATCGGTCTGACGCGCAAGGCAAAATTGATGGACGAAAAAGGCGAAGTGCAAGACCTTGACCGCGCACTTACGGCTGATGCTGTCGGTGCGGTAGCCGGTTCTGTCATGGGTACGACGACAGTGACGGCATATATCGAAAGTGCGACAGGTATCGCGGAAGGCGGCAAAACGGGCTTGACGGCATTCGTTGTGGCGGGACTTTTTGCGGTAGCACTTTTCTTCGCGCCGCTTGTCGGACTTGTGCCTGCGTATGCAACGGCACCTGCGCTCATTCTTGTCGGTGCGCTGATGATCATGGAAGTGCGTGCGATCGACTTTGACGATCTGACGGAAGGGATCCCTGCTTTCTTGACGATCGTAATGATGCCGCTTACATTCAGTATTGCGAACGGCTTTGCCTTTGGTTTTATCAGTTATGCGTTCCTGAAGCTATTGGCGGGACGTGGTAGAGAAGTACATTATATCGTATGGTTGGTAGCGATCGCATTTATCGCGAACTTCTTCATGCGTATGCAGTAA